Proteins encoded in a region of the Zea mays cultivar B73 chromosome 2, Zm-B73-REFERENCE-NAM-5.0, whole genome shotgun sequence genome:
- the LOC103646134 gene encoding putative protein kinase superfamily protein → MFRGCGLFAGARRGRGGDLRKRGEQGGASSRVAPAEPVCVDEAEDGGAARQLAWAEVETATGGFSSRVVGRGGFSTVYLASLSSSRLGAVKVHCSSERLRRAFRRELDVLLSLRHPHVVRLLAYCDERDEGVLVFEYAPNGDLHERLHGGAGTLPWARRVAVAFQVASALEYLHEGRDPAVVHGDIKASNVLLDAGMDAKLCDFGFAHVGVSATMGGRRPSDRAVMGSPGYVDPHLLRSGVATKASDVYSFGVLLLELLTGKEAVCRETGHRLTAAVRPKLSDGDQLPGVLDQRLGGDYDAAEAAAVAELAMQCVSDSPGLRPSMADVVRVLQEKTSAAGSRVDRKQDGVLS, encoded by the coding sequence ATGTTCAGGGGTTGCGGCCTGTTCGCCGGCGCCCGCCGGGGGCGCGGCGGCGACCTCAGGAAGCGCGGGGAGCAAGGCGGCGCGAGCTCGCGGGTGGCGCCGGCCGAGCCCGTGTGCGTGGACGAGGCGGAGGACGGCGGCGCCGCGCGGCAGCTGGCGTGGGCGGAGGTGGAGACCGCCACGGGCGGCTTCTCGTCCAGGGTGGTCGGCCGCGGCGGCTTCAGCACGGTGTACCTCGCCTCGCTCTCCTCCTCGCGGCTCGGCGCCGTCAAGGTGCACTGCAGCAGCGAGCGCCTCCGCCGCGCGTTCCGCCGGGAGCTCGACGTGCTGCTCTCCCTCCGCCACCCGCACGTCGTCCGCCTCCTCGCCTACTGCGACGAGCGCGACGAGGGCGTGCTGGTGTTCGAGTACGCGCCCAACGGCGACCTCCACGAGAGGCTCCACGGCGGCGCGGGCACCCTCCCCTGGGCGCGCCGCGTGGCGGTCGCGTTCCAGGTGGCCTCGGCGCTGGAGTACCTCCACGAGGGCCGCGACCCGGCCGTCGTCCACGGGGACATCAAGGCCTCCAACGTCCTCCTAGACGCCGGCATGGACGCCAAGCTCTGCGACTTCGGCTTCGCGCACGTCGGCGTCTCGGCCACGATGGGCGGCCGCCGGCCCTCGGACCGCGCCGTCATGGGCTCCCCGGGCTACGTCGACCCGCACCTCCTCCGCTCCGGAGtggccaccaaggcgagcgacgtGTACAGCTTTGGCGTGCTGCTGCTCGAGCTCTTGACGGGCAAGGAGGCCGTCTGCCGCGAGACAGGGCACCGGCTCACGGCCGCGGTGAGGCCTAAGCTCAGCGATGGTGATCAACTGCCGGGCGTTCTGGACCAGAGGCTGGGAGGAGACTACGACGCCGCTGAGGCGGCCGCCGTGGCCGAGCTCGCCATGCAGTGCGTCAGTGACAGCCCTGGGCTCCGCCCGTCCATGGCCGACGTGGTGCGCGTGCTCCAGGAGAAGACCTCCGCCGCTGGATCGAGAGTCGACCGCAAGCAAGATGGTGTCCTAAGTTAG